Genomic window (Chloroflexota bacterium):
TATACAACCGAATGATTTTGCACAATCTGGCCAATAGAAAGCGGAAATATGATCTATATTGGTACTAGTGGTTACAGTTATGAAGACTGGGTAGGACCTTATTATCCCGCGGACTTGCCCAAGACAGATTGGTTGACTTTCTACGCCCGCGAATTTCAGGCATGCGAGATCAATTTCACTTTCTATCGCTTGCCTGAGGCGCGCATTTTAGCGGCTATGGCGGACAAAACGCCCCAGGGATTTCTGTTCACCGTCAAAGCTACCCAGGAATTGACACACAAGCGCGAGGGCAATGCAGAACTCTTCCCCAAGTTCGTGCGAGCGCTTAGGCCTTTGATCGAGGCCGGCAAATTTGGCTGTGTTCTGGCGCAGTTCCCCTATTCTTTCTATCCTAATGCCGAGAACCGTGACTATCTGAAGGCATTTCGTGATACAA
Coding sequences:
- a CDS encoding DUF72 domain-containing protein, with product MIYIGTSGYSYEDWVGPYYPADLPKTDWLTFYAREFQACEINFTFYRLPEARILAAMADKTPQGFLFTVKATQELTHKREGNAELFPKFVRALRPLIEAGKFGCVLAQFPYSFYPNAENRDYLKAFRDTMAELPVVVEFRNARWLTAESFAFLEENDLGFCCVDEPRLKGLIPPIAEATSRIAYVRFHGRNAKKWWRYDEPWERYDYTYSKEELEEWVPKIRDLGAKAENTFIFANNHWRAQAVDTARQLRLLLP